GTCTCGGGGAGGTCCTCGGGATCGAGACCCCAGCATCGGTAGAGCGGAAGGCCGAGCCGTTTCGCGACCAGGTCGTGCAGCGCGATCGACACCGCACACCGCGCCGCGGGGTTCAGATTGACTCGCTCGCGCATCCGGCGCTCGATCCGTTCTAGCTGGTGAGGGTCGCCTACGCCCTCGACGGTTTCGAGAAGGGTCGGTAAGACGGCCTCGACGGTGTCGACCGTCTCGCCGTAGTGGGCCGAGGGTGCGGCCCCACCGATCCCCTCGTCCCTGCCGTCGCTCACCCGGACGATCACGTTCTCGGTCTCCTCGGTCGTCCCCCGCGAGATGGTGAAGGGAAACTCGAGTGGGAGGATGACCCGCTCGAACCCCGTTTCGAGGCTCACAACAGCGCCTCCAGTACGTCGTCCTTCTCGAACCGGACGGGGTCGGTCGCGGGCACACCGAGATCCGAGCCGTACTGGGAGACGGCATCGCGGGCGGGCCCCTCGTCGACGATGTCCATCGTGTTCAGCGCACCCGCGGCCACCTCCGTCTCGTGCACCGGCGCGGCCAAGTCCTCATAGAGGTCGATGTACTCGTCCATCGGCGGGATCGAGACGTCCTCGTAGCCGTGGATCGACTCGCGCCCGGCGGCGTGACAAAGTACCAACGAATCGGGCATCGACCCGTGGAGGATCCCGCAGGTGACCGCCGAGTAGGCGGGATGGATGATGGTCCCCTGGCCCTCGACGAACAGGTAGTCGTGCTCGTCGCCCTTCTCGACGATCATCTCCTCGACGGCGCCCGCGGTGAAATCCGAGACGACGCGGTCGATCGGGTTGCCCCACCCGTCGATCATGATCCCGGTCTGACCCGTCGGGATGAACGCGGCGTCGATCCCGCGCTCCTGGGCGGCGCGCGCGAGTTCGAGCGAGACGGTCATCTTGCCGACCGAGCAGTCCGTGCCCACGGTGAGGATCACTTCGGCGTCGACGTCCTTCGCGACTCCCCGACTCACTGTGAGGTCCTCGTCGGGTTTGCGGACGTCCCACAGTTCGCAGTCGTTCTCCGCCGCGAGCGCGACGAACTCCTTGTCCTCCGAGAGGAAGTAGTGGAGACCCGAGATGACGTCACAGCCCCGGTTCAGGGCGTTGACGACGTCCGCGCGCCAACTCTCGTCGAACCCGCCGCCGATGGGCGCGATCCCGATCAACAGCGCGTCTGCCTCCGCGACGTCTTCCATCCCCTCGACGATGGGGGCGTCCGGAACGCCGGGAACGTAGTCCGCGACCTGTCCGCCGGCGTGGTCGCGGTCCAGCACCGCGGTGACGTCGTAATCGCCGTAGCGGATGACGCCGACGGCGGTTTTCGCTCGCTCGGGGAACTTCTCGTGTGCGAGAACTGCGACTTGCATACCGGAGGGATGCACAACGGGGTGTTAACCCTTTAGATGCCGATCGGACGGAGCCTCCCGTCGCGGTGTGTACCGCCACGCCGGTCGCCGCCCCATCGAACCCCGATCGTATGAGGAGTGTCCCCGATACTGTCCTCCTCTTCGGGACGGTTCCCTTCGTCCTCCCGGTCGTCATTCGAGGGACCTCCCTCATCCGGGGCGACTATAGACGGTACAGCCGTGCGGTGAAGAACTCGTGAAACGCCTGTTCGAGGGCCTCGCGGGGATCGCCGGTCGCGTCGACCGCCCGCGTCGCGTCGGCGTCGAACTCCTTCAGGAGGGTTCGCTGGCCGACGACGATCAGTCGCTCCGATTCGCGCCCGGCAAGCGCCTTGCGGCATTTTGAGAGGTGCTCGCGGATCTGCCCGTCGCGCCGGCGCTCGAAGCGCCCCTGTGAGAACCCTCCCTTCGAGTGATCGCCCTTCACGTCGCTCTCGAAGCCGCGAAACGATCGGCACTCGCGCCCGCGATACTCGCCCATCGCGAACAGGTCCGAGCGCACGAGCACGAAGGCGAACTCGCCCTCCGGGAGGAACCAGCCGGGCTCGATCTCGACCGCGTCGCTCCACGTTCGAAAAGGGGCGGGGGCGAGCGGCGGTCGCAGGGCGACACTCACGAGACCGGCGTCGTCGGTGACCGCGAGACACGGACTGGCCCGCGAGAGAAGCGGAGTCCGCTCGCCGAACGCCGTCGCGACCGCCTCGGGGGTCTTGCCGCCGATCATCGCCGTCAGAACGCCCTCCTCGTCGGTTCGAAAGCTGTCCAGCCGATTCAACACCTCACGGAGTCGATCGCCGCGCAGCGTCTCGACGCCACGGAACTCCAGTTCGGCCTCTTCGTCCGTCCGTTCGAGCCGCCCCTCCAGATCGCTGATCCTGTCTTCGAGGCGGTTCTCACGCTCGTCTACCGCCTGTCTGTCGCGGACGGCCTCGCGACGGCGCTCGCGCTCGGCCTCGAAGCGCTCCTCGAGGCGACGGCGCTCGTCCTCGAGCGCCGCGATACGCCCCTTGAGTTCGGATCGGCCGAGCAGCTCGTCGAGCATGCCGGAGAAGGGCAAGCCGGCGGCTTTTATCTTCCGGCCCGTCCACCGGAAACGATATCGAGCAGTTGGGAGGCGCGATCTGCCTTCGCCAGCAGGACCTCACGGGGGGCCGGAAGCGTATCGACGTAGCCCGGGTCGAGCCGTTCTTC
The DNA window shown above is from Halalkalicoccus subterraneus and carries:
- a CDS encoding Vms1/Ankzf1 family peptidyl-tRNA hydrolase gives rise to the protein MLDELLGRSELKGRIAALEDERRRLEERFEAERERRREAVRDRQAVDERENRLEDRISDLEGRLERTDEEAELEFRGVETLRGDRLREVLNRLDSFRTDEEGVLTAMIGGKTPEAVATAFGERTPLLSRASPCLAVTDDAGLVSVALRPPLAPAPFRTWSDAVEIEPGWFLPEGEFAFVLVRSDLFAMGEYRGRECRSFRGFESDVKGDHSKGGFSQGRFERRRDGQIREHLSKCRKALAGRESERLIVVGQRTLLKEFDADATRAVDATGDPREALEQAFHEFFTARLYRL
- a CDS encoding DUF1611 domain-containing protein produces the protein MQVAVLAHEKFPERAKTAVGVIRYGDYDVTAVLDRDHAGGQVADYVPGVPDAPIVEGMEDVAEADALLIGIAPIGGGFDESWRADVVNALNRGCDVISGLHYFLSEDKEFVALAAENDCELWDVRKPDEDLTVSRGVAKDVDAEVILTVGTDCSVGKMTVSLELARAAQERGIDAAFIPTGQTGIMIDGWGNPIDRVVSDFTAGAVEEMIVEKGDEHDYLFVEGQGTIIHPAYSAVTCGILHGSMPDSLVLCHAAGRESIHGYEDVSIPPMDEYIDLYEDLAAPVHETEVAAGALNTMDIVDEGPARDAVSQYGSDLGVPATDPVRFEKDDVLEALL